In one Bordetella pertussis 18323 genomic region, the following are encoded:
- a CDS encoding IS481-like element IS481 family transposase has protein sequence MNTHKHARLTFLRRLEMVQQLIAHQVCVPEAARAYGVTAPTVRKWLGRFLAQGQAGLADASSRPTVSPRAIAPAKALAIVELRRKRLTQARIAQALGVSASTVSRVLARAGLSHLADLEPAEPVVRYEHQAPGDLLHIDIKKLGRIQRPGHRVTGNRRDTVEGAGWDFVFVAIDDHARVAFTDIHPDERFPSAVQFLKDAVAYYQRLGVTIQRLLTDNGSAFRSRAFAALCHELGIKHRFTRPYRPQTNGKAERFIQSALREWAYAHTYQNSQHRADAMKSWLHHYNWHRPHQGIGRAVPISRLNLDEYNLLTVHN, from the coding sequence ATGAACACCCATAAGCATGCCCGATTGACCTTCCTACGTCGACTCGAAATGGTCCAGCAATTGATCGCCCATCAAGTTTGTGTGCCTGAAGCGGCCCGCGCCTATGGGGTCACCGCGCCGACTGTGCGCAAATGGCTGGGCCGCTTCCTGGCTCAGGGCCAGGCGGGCTTGGCCGATGCGTCCTCGCGCCCGACGGTCTCGCCCCGAGCGATTGCGCCGGCCAAGGCGCTGGCTATCGTGGAGCTGCGCCGCAAGCGGCTGACCCAAGCGCGCATCGCCCAGGCGCTGGGCGTGTCAGCCAGCACCGTCAGCCGCGTCCTGGCCCGCGCCGGTCTGTCGCACCTGGCCGACCTGGAGCCGGCCGAGCCGGTGGTGCGCTACGAGCATCAGGCCCCCGGCGATCTGCTGCACATCGACATCAAGAAGCTGGGACGTATCCAGCGCCCTGGCCACCGGGTCACGGGCAACCGACGCGATACCGTTGAGGGGGCCGGCTGGGACTTCGTCTTCGTGGCCATCGATGACCACGCCCGCGTGGCCTTCACCGACATCCACCCCGACGAGCGCTTCCCCAGCGCCGTCCAGTTCCTCAAGGACGCAGTGGCCTACTACCAGCGCCTGGGCGTGACCATCCAGCGCTTGCTCACCGACAATGGCTCGGCCTTTCGCAGCCGCGCCTTCGCCGCGCTGTGCCATGAGCTGGGCATCAAGCACCGCTTTACCCGACCTTACCGCCCACAGACCAATGGCAAGGCCGAACGCTTCATCCAGTCGGCCTTGCGTGAGTGGGCTTACGCTCACACCTACCAGAACTCCCAACACCGAGCCGATGCCATGAAATCCTGGCTACACCACTACAACTGGCATCGACCCCACCAAGGCATCGGGCGCGCTGTACCCATCTCCAGACTCAACCTGGACGAATACAACCTATTGACAGTTCACAACTAG
- the vag8 gene encoding autotransporter Vag8 encodes MAGQARGWYGAGGRHPIHFQISAGAALMLGLLDVAGAAAVTAAQRIDGGAAFLGDVAIATTKASEHGINVTGRTAEVRVTGGTIRTSGNQAQGLRVGTENAPDNTALGASVFLQNLIIETSGTGALGVSVHEPQGGGGTRLSMSGTTVRTRGDDSFALQLSGPASATLNDVALETAGQQAPAVVLWQGAQLNAQGLVVQVNGAGVSAIHAQDAGSFTLSGSDITARGLEVVGIYVQEGMQGTLTGTRVTTQGDTAPALQVEDAGTHVSMNGGALSTSGANSPAAWLLAGGSAQFRDTVLRTVGEASHGVDVAAHSEVELAHAQVRADGQGAHGLVVTRSSAMVRAGSLVESTGDGAAALLESGHLTVDGSVVHGHGAAGLEVDGESNVSLLNGARLSSDQPTAIRLIDPRSVLNLDIKDRAQLLGDIAPEAQQPDGSPEQARVRVALADGGTWAGRTDGAVHTVRLLDRGVWTVTGDSRVAEVKLEGGTLAFAPPAQPKGAFKTLVATQGISGTGTIVMNAHLPSGTADVLVAPQGFGDRQVLVVNNTDDGTESGATKVPLIEDEQGHTAFTLGNMGGRVDAGARQYELTASEAQADKARTWQLTPTNELSTTATAAVNAMAIAASQRIWQAEMDVLLRHMSGLHSIGSPGGFWARGLSQRQRLDTGYGPWQKQTVSGIELGLDRRVAGGATTAWSVGMLAGYSETRRDGGAYRAGHVHSAHVGAYVSYLNDSGSYVDGVVKYNRFRHGFDIRTTDLKRVDAKHRSHGLGALLRGGRRIDIDGGWYVEPQASVAWFHAGGSRYEASNGLRVRADGAHSWVLRAGAEAGRQMRLANGNIVEPYARLGWAQELGADNAVYTNGIRHVTRSRGGFAEARVGVGALLGKRHALYADYEYAKGARFEAPWTLQLGYRYSW; translated from the coding sequence ATGGCAGGACAAGCGAGGGGATGGTACGGCGCAGGCGGACGCCACCCAATACATTTTCAAATTTCGGCGGGCGCTGCGTTGATGCTGGGCCTGCTGGACGTCGCCGGCGCCGCCGCTGTCACGGCAGCGCAGCGAATAGATGGCGGCGCGGCGTTTCTGGGCGATGTCGCCATAGCGACGACCAAGGCGTCCGAGCACGGTATCAACGTGACTGGCCGCACGGCAGAGGTTCGGGTGACGGGCGGCACCATACGGACGAGCGGCAACCAGGCCCAGGGCTTGCGGGTCGGCACGGAGAATGCACCGGACAACACCGCGCTGGGCGCGTCGGTCTTTTTGCAGAACCTGATCATCGAGACTTCCGGGACCGGGGCATTGGGCGTCTCTGTCCACGAGCCACAGGGAGGAGGAGGCACGCGTTTGTCCATGTCCGGGACGACGGTGCGCACGCGCGGCGATGACAGTTTCGCCCTGCAGCTTTCAGGGCCTGCCAGCGCCACCTTGAATGACGTGGCGCTGGAGACGGCCGGCCAGCAGGCGCCCGCGGTGGTGCTGTGGCAAGGCGCACAGTTGAACGCACAGGGGCTGGTGGTTCAGGTCAACGGGGCAGGCGTTTCCGCGATACATGCGCAGGATGCCGGCAGCTTCACGTTGTCGGGCTCGGATATTACCGCCCGGGGCCTGGAAGTCGTCGGGATCTATGTGCAGGAAGGCATGCAGGGGACGTTGACGGGTACGCGGGTCACGACGCAGGGCGATACCGCGCCCGCCTTGCAGGTGGAGGACGCGGGTACGCACGTCAGCATGAACGGCGGCGCGTTGTCGACCTCCGGCGCGAATTCGCCCGCTGCATGGCTGCTGGCTGGCGGTTCCGCGCAGTTCCGCGATACGGTATTGAGGACCGTCGGCGAGGCCTCGCATGGCGTGGACGTCGCTGCGCACAGCGAGGTCGAACTGGCGCATGCGCAGGTGCGGGCCGACGGGCAAGGGGCTCATGGCCTGGTGGTGACGCGAAGCAGCGCGATGGTGCGGGCGGGTTCACTGGTAGAGAGCACCGGAGACGGCGCCGCGGCGCTGCTGGAAAGCGGGCATCTTACGGTGGACGGCAGCGTGGTCCATGGCCACGGCGCGGCCGGGTTGGAGGTCGACGGCGAGAGTAATGTGTCCCTGCTCAACGGCGCACGCCTGTCGTCGGACCAGCCGACGGCGATCAGGCTGATCGACCCTCGGTCGGTCCTGAACCTCGACATCAAGGACCGGGCGCAGCTATTGGGCGACATTGCGCCAGAGGCGCAGCAGCCGGACGGTTCGCCCGAGCAGGCCAGGGTTCGTGTGGCGCTCGCCGACGGGGGGACGTGGGCGGGCCGCACGGACGGCGCGGTCCATACGGTGCGATTGCTCGATCGTGGCGTCTGGACCGTGACGGGCGATTCCCGGGTGGCCGAGGTCAAGCTGGAGGGCGGCACGCTGGCGTTTGCGCCACCTGCGCAGCCCAAGGGCGCTTTCAAGACACTGGTCGCGACGCAGGGCATTTCCGGTACGGGCACGATAGTCATGAATGCACATTTGCCCAGCGGCACGGCCGATGTGCTGGTGGCGCCGCAGGGATTCGGCGACCGGCAGGTGCTGGTGGTCAACAACACGGATGATGGCACCGAGAGCGGCGCGACCAAGGTGCCGCTGATCGAAGACGAACAAGGCCATACGGCGTTCACGCTGGGCAACATGGGGGGACGGGTGGACGCGGGTGCGCGCCAGTACGAATTGACCGCGAGCGAGGCGCAGGCCGACAAGGCCCGCACCTGGCAGCTGACGCCGACCAACGAGTTGTCCACCACGGCGACCGCCGCCGTGAATGCGATGGCGATCGCGGCGTCGCAGCGCATCTGGCAGGCCGAAATGGACGTGTTGCTGCGCCATATGAGCGGCCTGCATTCGATCGGGTCGCCGGGCGGATTCTGGGCGCGCGGCCTGAGCCAGCGCCAGAGGCTCGATACCGGTTACGGACCCTGGCAGAAGCAGACCGTCAGCGGAATAGAGCTGGGCCTCGACAGGCGGGTGGCCGGCGGCGCAACGACGGCGTGGTCCGTCGGCATGCTGGCCGGCTACAGCGAGACCCGGCGCGATGGCGGCGCATACCGCGCCGGGCATGTGCACAGCGCGCACGTCGGCGCGTATGTCTCCTACCTGAATGATTCGGGCTCGTATGTGGATGGCGTGGTCAAGTACAACCGCTTTCGGCATGGTTTCGACATTCGCACGACCGACCTGAAGCGGGTCGATGCCAAGCACCGCAGCCACGGCCTGGGCGCGTTGCTGCGCGGCGGGCGCCGTATCGATATCGATGGCGGCTGGTATGTCGAGCCGCAGGCTTCGGTGGCGTGGTTCCACGCCGGCGGGAGCCGCTATGAGGCCAGCAATGGCCTGCGCGTGCGCGCCGACGGCGCGCATTCATGGGTGTTGCGCGCCGGGGCGGAGGCGGGCCGGCAGATGAGGTTGGCCAATGGCAATATCGTTGAACCCTATGCGCGCTTGGGCTGGGCCCAGGAGCTGGGGGCCGATAACGCGGTCTACACCAACGGCATCAGGCATGTCACGCGTTCGCGCGGCGGATTCGCCGAGGCCCGCGTGGGGGTGGGCGCCTTGCTGGGCAAGCGGCATGCCTTGTACGCCGACTACGAGTATGCCAAGGGCGCGCGGTTCGAGGCGCCCTGGACCTTGCAGCTGGGGTATCGCTACAGCTGGTGA
- a CDS encoding Maf family protein has protein sequence MSDATLAADPPRLYLASASPRRRELLLQIGLTHTVLRVPAPPGEDEPQHPGEAACDYVRRTARDKAERGQAWLHSQQLPDLPLLAADTTVILDGIVLGKPADRADALRMLAALSGREHEVHAAVALCHQGRLYEDVSITRVRMRALEQAELQRYCDSGEPYGKAGAYGIQGLAGAFVSHIAGSYTGVMGLPIYETAALLRSAGIAVP, from the coding sequence ATGTCCGACGCCACCCTTGCCGCCGATCCGCCCCGCCTCTACCTGGCCTCGGCCAGCCCGCGACGCCGCGAACTGCTGCTGCAGATCGGCCTGACACACACCGTGCTGCGCGTTCCGGCGCCGCCCGGCGAAGACGAACCGCAACATCCGGGCGAAGCCGCGTGCGACTACGTCCGGCGCACTGCCCGCGACAAGGCTGAGCGCGGCCAGGCGTGGCTGCACAGTCAGCAGCTACCCGACCTGCCGCTGCTGGCCGCCGACACCACCGTCATTCTCGACGGCATCGTACTGGGCAAACCCGCCGACCGCGCCGACGCGCTGCGCATGCTCGCGGCCCTGTCCGGCCGCGAACACGAAGTCCACGCCGCCGTCGCCCTCTGCCACCAGGGCAGGCTGTACGAAGACGTCTCCATCACGCGCGTGCGCATGCGCGCGCTCGAACAAGCCGAACTGCAACGCTACTGCGACAGCGGCGAACCCTACGGCAAGGCCGGCGCCTACGGCATACAGGGCCTGGCCGGCGCCTTCGTCTCGCATATCGCGGGCAGCTACACCGGCGTCATGGGCCTGCCCATCTACGAAACCGCCGCCCTGCTGCGCAGCGCCGGCATCGCCGTACCCTGA
- the purD gene encoding phosphoribosylamine--glycine ligase encodes MSGNLQKPRNMKLLVIGSGGREHALAWRLARSPRVHKVYVAPGNGGTAQGEQLENVPLTSAEELADFVQREGVSLTVVGPEAPLAAGVVDVFRARGLKIFGPTKAAAQLESSKDYAKAFMVRHAIPTARYETFTDPAQAHAYVDQHGAPIVIKADGLAAGKGVVVAMTLDEAHGAIDAMLGDGSLGEAGARVVIEEFLTGEEASFIVMCDGRHVLALATSQDHKRLKDGDAGPNTGGMGAYSPAPVVTPELHHRIMREIILPTVQGMARDGIPYTGFLYAGLMIAAGDDPDRPIKTLEYNCRMGDPETQPIMMRVKSDLLDAFEHAVDGTLDQADIVWDRRTALGVVLAAHNYPATPRTGDVIAGLPAATEDCVVFHAATALDGDATKTTGGRVLCVTALGDSVRIARDRAYEAVDAIHFDGRQYRTDIGWRALKPSQQKAPKPTA; translated from the coding sequence ATGAGTGGCAACCTTCAGAAACCCCGCAACATGAAACTCCTGGTAATCGGCTCGGGCGGCCGCGAACACGCCCTCGCATGGCGTCTGGCCCGCTCCCCGCGCGTCCACAAGGTCTACGTGGCGCCCGGCAACGGCGGCACCGCGCAGGGCGAGCAGCTCGAGAACGTACCGCTGACCAGCGCCGAGGAACTGGCCGACTTCGTCCAGCGCGAGGGCGTGTCGCTGACCGTGGTCGGCCCCGAGGCGCCCCTGGCCGCCGGCGTGGTCGACGTGTTCCGCGCCCGCGGCCTGAAGATCTTCGGTCCGACCAAGGCGGCCGCGCAGCTGGAAAGCTCGAAGGATTACGCCAAGGCCTTCATGGTCCGCCATGCCATCCCCACGGCGCGCTACGAAACCTTCACCGATCCGGCCCAGGCGCACGCCTATGTCGACCAGCACGGCGCGCCCATCGTGATCAAGGCCGACGGCCTGGCTGCCGGCAAGGGCGTGGTGGTCGCCATGACGCTGGACGAAGCGCATGGCGCGATCGACGCCATGCTGGGCGACGGCTCGCTGGGCGAGGCCGGCGCGCGCGTGGTGATCGAGGAATTCCTCACCGGCGAAGAAGCCAGCTTCATCGTCATGTGCGACGGCCGCCATGTGCTCGCCCTGGCCACCAGCCAGGACCACAAGCGCCTGAAGGACGGCGACGCCGGTCCCAACACCGGCGGCATGGGCGCCTATTCGCCCGCCCCGGTCGTCACGCCCGAGCTGCACCACCGCATCATGCGCGAAATCATCCTGCCGACCGTGCAGGGCATGGCGCGCGACGGCATCCCCTACACCGGCTTCCTGTACGCCGGCCTGATGATCGCGGCCGGCGATGACCCCGACCGGCCCATCAAGACGCTGGAGTACAACTGCCGCATGGGCGACCCGGAAACGCAGCCCATCATGATGCGCGTCAAGAGCGACCTGCTTGATGCGTTCGAGCACGCCGTCGACGGCACGCTCGACCAGGCCGACATCGTCTGGGACCGCCGCACCGCCCTGGGCGTGGTGCTGGCCGCCCACAACTACCCTGCCACGCCGCGCACCGGGGACGTGATCGCCGGCCTGCCCGCCGCAACGGAAGACTGCGTGGTATTCCACGCGGCAACCGCCCTGGACGGCGATGCCACCAAGACCACCGGAGGGCGCGTGCTGTGCGTCACCGCCCTGGGCGACTCCGTGCGCATCGCGCGCGACCGCGCCTACGAGGCCGTGGACGCCATCCACTTCGACGGCCGCCAGTACCGCACCGACATCGGCTGGCGCGCGCTCAAGCCCTCGCAGCAGAAAGCCCCCAAACCCACCGCCTGA
- the rsfS gene encoding ribosome silencing factor, whose translation MDIQKLQRAIIDALEDVKAQDIKVFNTSELTSLFDRVIIASATSNRQTRALASSVADRGRALKLTGITVEGEDTGEWVVVDLGYIVVHVMQPAIRQYYNLEEIWGGKPVRVKLLPESTRPAMPGAGAL comes from the coding sequence ATGGATATACAAAAACTGCAACGCGCCATCATCGACGCCCTCGAGGACGTCAAGGCGCAAGACATCAAGGTGTTCAACACCAGCGAGCTGACCAGTCTGTTCGACCGCGTCATCATCGCCAGCGCCACCTCCAACCGCCAGACACGGGCGCTGGCCTCCAGCGTGGCCGATCGCGGCCGTGCGCTCAAACTGACCGGCATCACCGTCGAAGGCGAAGACACCGGCGAATGGGTCGTGGTCGACCTGGGCTACATCGTCGTGCACGTCATGCAGCCCGCCATCCGCCAGTACTACAACCTCGAAGAGATCTGGGGCGGCAAGCCGGTACGCGTCAAACTGCTGCCCGAATCGACGCGGCCCGCCATGCCCGGCGCCGGCGCGCTGTAA
- the rlmH gene encoding 23S rRNA (pseudouridine(1915)-N(3))-methyltransferase RlmH yields MKLIVAAVGTRMPGWVETAWDDYAKRLPADCALELREIKPEPRTSGKTPAQMMAAEARRIETALPPGVLRIALDERGRDLTTVALSQQLEKWRAGGRDVAFLVGGPDGLDAALKASCEGLLRLSSLTLPHPMVRVLLAEQLYRAWAIMTNHPYHRA; encoded by the coding sequence ATGAAACTCATCGTCGCCGCGGTCGGCACCCGCATGCCCGGCTGGGTCGAAACCGCCTGGGATGACTACGCCAAACGCCTGCCCGCCGACTGCGCGCTCGAACTGCGCGAAATCAAGCCCGAACCGCGCACCAGCGGCAAGACGCCGGCGCAAATGATGGCCGCCGAAGCGCGCCGCATCGAAACGGCGCTGCCGCCCGGCGTGCTGCGCATCGCGCTCGATGAGCGCGGCCGCGACCTCACCACCGTGGCGCTGTCGCAGCAACTCGAAAAATGGCGCGCCGGCGGGCGCGACGTCGCCTTCCTGGTGGGCGGCCCCGACGGCCTGGACGCCGCCCTCAAGGCCTCCTGCGAAGGCCTGCTGCGCCTGTCCTCGCTGACGCTGCCGCACCCCATGGTGCGTGTGCTGCTGGCCGAACAGCTCTACCGCGCCTGGGCCATCATGACCAACCACCCCTATCACCGCGCCTGA
- a CDS encoding prephenate dehydratase → MNRRPAGAARGSDAIGIARAVAGPAALTATQSPAMAARTAYLGPAGSWTHQACLDLYGADGLVPLSREALFAAYADGKVERACVPVATSVVGLTPYMEDVLALPRVVVVAEYPKMLGYSLLARPGTRREDIKEVHAHPVAFEEVRPWLEREMPGARRVPAASGGAAAQAVAASATQDKASFGPRVGASVYQLVSLADGIEEGPHNVTRWWVLGRDMPAPTGKDKTSLLACIPDARLAPLLADFAQAGVPILTIYERPARKTLDAHRYVVEVAGHVRDDALAGLLARQGELRVLGSYPRRY, encoded by the coding sequence GTGAACCGCCGTCCGGCAGGGGCCGCGAGGGGGAGCGATGCCATCGGCATTGCGCGCGCCGTGGCCGGCCCGGCCGCTCTGACCGCAACGCAGAGCCCGGCCATGGCCGCCCGCACCGCTTATCTCGGCCCGGCCGGGTCGTGGACCCACCAGGCCTGCCTGGACCTGTACGGCGCCGACGGCCTGGTGCCGTTGTCGCGCGAAGCCTTGTTCGCCGCCTACGCGGACGGCAAGGTCGAGCGGGCCTGCGTGCCGGTCGCCACCTCGGTGGTCGGGCTCACGCCCTATATGGAAGACGTGCTGGCGCTGCCCCGCGTGGTCGTGGTGGCCGAGTACCCGAAGATGCTGGGCTACAGCCTGCTGGCGCGTCCCGGCACGCGGCGCGAGGACATCAAGGAAGTGCATGCCCATCCCGTTGCTTTCGAAGAGGTCCGGCCCTGGCTGGAGCGCGAGATGCCCGGCGCCCGGCGCGTGCCGGCCGCCAGCGGCGGGGCCGCGGCCCAGGCCGTGGCCGCCAGTGCCACGCAGGACAAGGCATCGTTCGGCCCCAGGGTCGGGGCATCCGTCTATCAGTTGGTCTCGCTGGCCGATGGCATCGAAGAGGGGCCCCACAACGTGACGCGCTGGTGGGTGCTGGGCCGCGACATGCCGGCGCCGACCGGCAAGGACAAGACCTCGCTGCTGGCCTGCATCCCGGATGCCCGGCTGGCGCCGCTGCTGGCCGATTTCGCGCAGGCCGGGGTGCCGATCCTGACCATCTACGAGCGCCCCGCCAGGAAGACGCTCGATGCCCATCGCTATGTGGTCGAAGTGGCCGGCCACGTCCGCGATGACGCGCTGGCCGGCCTGCTGGCCCGGCAGGGCGAGCTGCGCGTGCTGGGTTCGTACCCGCGGCGCTATTGA
- the rng gene encoding ribonuclease G: MTEDILINVTPFETRVALVEQGAVQELHVERSVQRGHVGNIYLGRVVRVLPGMQSAFIDIGLERAAFIHIADLRENRSERSQGQTPTPIEKLLFEGQTLMVQVIKDPLGTKGARLSTQISIAGRMLVYLPHDPHIGISQKIDSESERTQLRERLQALMPPEEKGGFIVRTQAEGATDEEIAADLEYLRKLWASVQAAARSQPAPTALHQDLTLGQRVLRDMVGPHTGTILVDSRSTSSALQEWARVYTPSVAERIRHYSGERPLFDTANVDEEIARALSRRVDLKSGGYLIVDQTEALTTVDVNTGGFVGGRNFDDTIFKTNLEAAQAIARQLRLRNLGGIVILDFIDMEDPDHRETVLAELKKALSRDRTRMTVNGFTQLGLIEMTRKRTRDSLAHQLCEPCPMCQSRGNVRTARTVCYEILREILREARQFNPREFRILAAQGVVDLFLEEESQHLAMLGDFVGKQISLEVESQYSQEQYDIILI, encoded by the coding sequence ATGACGGAAGACATCCTGATCAACGTTACCCCGTTTGAGACCCGCGTCGCCCTGGTGGAGCAAGGCGCCGTGCAGGAACTACATGTAGAGCGCAGCGTCCAGCGCGGCCACGTGGGCAATATCTATCTGGGCCGCGTCGTGCGCGTGCTGCCGGGCATGCAGAGCGCCTTCATCGATATCGGCCTGGAGCGCGCCGCCTTCATCCATATCGCCGACCTGCGGGAGAACCGCAGCGAACGCAGCCAGGGCCAGACGCCCACGCCGATCGAGAAGCTGCTGTTCGAGGGGCAGACCCTGATGGTGCAGGTCATCAAGGACCCGCTGGGCACCAAGGGCGCGCGGCTGTCCACGCAGATCAGCATCGCCGGACGCATGCTGGTGTACCTGCCGCACGATCCCCACATCGGCATTTCGCAAAAGATCGATTCCGAGTCCGAACGCACCCAGTTGCGCGAGCGCCTGCAGGCGCTGATGCCGCCGGAGGAGAAAGGCGGCTTCATCGTGCGCACGCAGGCCGAAGGAGCCACCGACGAGGAAATCGCCGCCGACCTCGAGTACCTGCGCAAGCTGTGGGCCAGCGTGCAAGCGGCCGCGCGCAGCCAGCCCGCCCCCACGGCCCTGCACCAGGACCTCACGCTCGGCCAGCGCGTATTGCGCGACATGGTCGGCCCGCATACCGGCACCATCCTGGTCGATTCGCGCAGCACCAGCAGCGCCCTGCAGGAATGGGCGCGGGTGTATACGCCTTCGGTGGCCGAGCGCATCCGCCACTACAGCGGCGAGCGCCCGCTGTTCGACACGGCCAACGTCGACGAGGAAATCGCACGCGCGCTGTCGCGCCGGGTCGACCTCAAGTCGGGCGGCTACCTGATCGTGGACCAGACCGAGGCATTGACCACGGTGGACGTCAATACCGGCGGCTTCGTGGGCGGGCGCAACTTCGACGACACCATCTTCAAGACCAACCTGGAAGCCGCGCAGGCGATCGCGCGCCAATTGCGCCTGCGCAACCTGGGCGGCATCGTGATCCTGGACTTCATCGACATGGAAGACCCGGACCACCGCGAAACCGTGCTGGCCGAACTGAAAAAGGCGCTCTCGCGCGACCGCACGCGCATGACGGTCAACGGCTTCACCCAGCTGGGACTGATCGAGATGACGCGCAAGCGTACCCGCGACTCGCTCGCGCACCAGCTGTGCGAGCCGTGCCCGATGTGCCAATCGCGCGGCAATGTGCGCACCGCGCGCACCGTGTGCTACGAGATCCTGCGCGAGATCCTGCGCGAGGCGCGCCAGTTCAATCCGCGCGAGTTCCGCATCCTGGCCGCGCAGGGCGTGGTGGACCTGTTCCTGGAAGAGGAAAGCCAGCACCTGGCGATGCTGGGCGACTTCGTCGGCAAGCAGATCTCGCTGGAAGTCGAGAGCCAGTATTCGCAAGAGCAGTACGACATCATTCTGATCTAG
- the nadD gene encoding nicotinate (nicotinamide) nucleotide adenylyltransferase — translation MGVTRIGLLGGSFDPVHVAHIALADTARQFLGLDQVQLIPAANPWQRQPLKASAPHRLRMLELAIAGHPALAINPVEIERGGATYTADTVRALPGGPQYFWLLGTDQLQNFCTWRDWQDIAARIELAVATRPGASIAPPAELAAWLAAHRRQLHELPFAPMAVSASDIRQRLAAGAATDGLLPEPVAAYIATHHLYR, via the coding sequence ATGGGTGTGACACGCATCGGCCTGCTCGGCGGCAGCTTCGACCCGGTGCACGTCGCGCATATCGCGCTGGCCGACACCGCCAGGCAGTTCCTCGGGCTGGACCAGGTACAACTGATACCGGCCGCCAACCCCTGGCAACGCCAACCCCTGAAGGCCTCGGCGCCACACCGCCTGCGCATGCTGGAACTGGCCATCGCCGGCCACCCCGCCCTGGCCATCAACCCGGTCGAAATCGAGCGCGGCGGCGCCACCTACACCGCCGACACCGTGCGCGCCCTGCCCGGCGGCCCGCAGTACTTCTGGCTGCTGGGCACCGACCAGCTGCAGAATTTCTGCACCTGGCGCGACTGGCAGGACATCGCCGCCCGCATCGAGCTGGCCGTGGCCACCCGGCCCGGCGCCTCGATCGCCCCGCCGGCCGAGCTGGCCGCATGGCTGGCCGCGCACCGGCGCCAGCTGCACGAACTGCCCTTCGCACCCATGGCCGTATCGGCCTCCGACATCCGCCAGCGCCTGGCCGCCGGCGCCGCCACCGACGGCCTGCTGCCCGAGCCGGTCGCGGCTTATATCGCCACGCATCACCTGTACCGCTGA
- the hemF gene encoding oxygen-dependent coproporphyrinogen oxidase: protein MTAVAIPAVRDYLTDLQGRIVAALEQAGGEAFRTDAWQRAEGGGGVSRLLEGGQLFERAGVLFSHVKGTRLPPSASAHRPELAGRGWEAMGVSMVLHPRNPYVPTTHMNVRMFVAAARPGHAESDVFWFGGGLDLTPYYPFEDDARHFHRACRDALDPHGADYYPRYKQWCDEYFFLKHRNETRGIGGIFFDDLNEPGFDASFALTCSVGDSFLPAYLPIVQARRDMPYGERERDFQAYRRGRYVEFNLVFDRGTLFGLQSGGRTESILLSMPPLAQWRYDWQPQAGTPEAALAEFLRPREWV from the coding sequence ATGACCGCCGTAGCCATTCCCGCCGTACGCGACTACCTCACCGACCTGCAAGGCCGCATCGTCGCCGCGCTCGAACAGGCCGGCGGCGAGGCGTTTCGCACCGATGCCTGGCAACGCGCCGAGGGCGGCGGCGGCGTGTCGCGCCTGCTCGAGGGCGGCCAACTGTTCGAACGCGCCGGCGTGCTGTTCAGCCATGTCAAGGGCACGCGCCTGCCGCCATCGGCCAGCGCCCACCGCCCCGAGCTGGCCGGCCGCGGCTGGGAAGCCATGGGCGTCTCCATGGTCCTGCACCCGCGCAACCCCTATGTGCCCACCACGCACATGAACGTGCGCATGTTCGTGGCCGCCGCGCGCCCCGGGCATGCCGAATCCGACGTGTTCTGGTTCGGCGGCGGGCTCGACCTCACCCCGTACTACCCGTTCGAGGACGACGCGCGCCATTTCCACCGCGCCTGCCGCGACGCGCTGGACCCGCACGGCGCCGATTACTACCCGCGCTACAAGCAGTGGTGCGACGAATACTTCTTCCTCAAGCACCGCAACGAAACCCGCGGCATCGGCGGCATCTTCTTCGACGATCTGAACGAACCCGGCTTCGACGCCTCGTTCGCGCTCACGTGCTCGGTCGGCGACAGCTTCCTGCCCGCCTACCTGCCCATCGTCCAGGCCCGCCGCGACATGCCCTACGGCGAACGCGAACGCGACTTCCAGGCCTACCGGCGCGGCCGCTACGTCGAATTCAACCTGGTGTTCGACCGCGGCACCCTGTTCGGCCTGCAATCGGGCGGCCGCACCGAATCCATCCTGCTGTCCATGCCGCCGCTGGCGCAATGGCGCTACGATTGGCAGCCGCAGGCCGGCACGCCCGAAGCCGCCCTGGCCGAGTTCCTGCGACCCCGGGAATGGGTGTGA